One region of Prosthecobacter dejongeii genomic DNA includes:
- a CDS encoding YidB family protein produces MGLFDSLAKQALGGIFGGNKQGDMLTGLLNQAGGLGGLMQQFQQAGLGDIFASWVSKDENQPVQPAQLEAALGSDAIKDLAGKLGFDAKMVLPLLSQFLPQIIDRLTPNGSIEDTHPSADKLQDVLTGVMKNGLGGLFGGRS; encoded by the coding sequence ATGGGACTTTTCGATTCTTTGGCCAAACAAGCGTTGGGTGGTATTTTTGGAGGTAACAAACAGGGCGACATGCTCACGGGATTGCTGAACCAGGCGGGCGGACTGGGTGGTCTGATGCAGCAATTTCAGCAGGCTGGTCTGGGGGATATCTTTGCTTCCTGGGTCTCCAAAGATGAGAATCAGCCTGTGCAACCAGCTCAACTGGAGGCCGCCCTAGGTAGTGATGCGATCAAGGACCTCGCTGGCAAGCTGGGCTTTGATGCGAAGATGGTGCTGCCATTGCTCTCTCAATTCCTCCCGCAGATCATTGACCGACTGACGCCGAATGGTAGCATTGAGGACACGCATCCCTCCGCTGATAAACTGCAGGATGTCCTGACCGGAGTGATGAAAAATGGTTTGGGCGGGCTGTTCGGTGGTCGTTCCTGA
- a CDS encoding ABC transporter permease, producing the protein MLRLALKMLFGDTGKYLMLVAGLVFATFLMAQQTAVFCGLMSWTTATLKNVPAPIWVVEGKVEQVNETNPLLDTDVARVRSVDSVAWAAPLYSGIQRVRLENGNFKIIQLIGIDATTLAGAPVKLLEGKLEDLRLPHAVIIDDLGVQRLSKEKGGKVKIGDTFEINDQEARVVGIADTMQSFTGGPYVWTTYERALQYTPPQRKMLSAVIAAPREGISEAKCVADIERETGLKGYLNKGFNWNDFTAEKPPAIQDFNTTTVAWYIRNTGIPFSFGITVMIGFIVGTAISSQTFYTFVLENMKHLGALKAMGASTATLCLMLLTQAITVGLIGYGIGLAFTSVMGHFALKNDQPPFYMPEIVPVVVLGVVLFICIMSALLGIWRVARLEPAMVFRG; encoded by the coding sequence ATGCTGCGTCTCGCCCTCAAAATGCTATTTGGTGACACTGGCAAGTACCTCATGCTGGTGGCTGGCCTAGTGTTTGCCACCTTTCTGATGGCGCAGCAGACGGCGGTGTTTTGCGGTCTGATGAGCTGGACCACAGCGACCCTGAAAAACGTGCCAGCCCCTATCTGGGTGGTGGAGGGAAAGGTGGAGCAGGTGAATGAAACCAATCCTCTGTTGGATACCGACGTGGCTCGGGTGCGCAGTGTGGACAGTGTGGCCTGGGCTGCGCCGCTCTATTCTGGCATTCAGCGTGTGCGTCTGGAAAACGGCAATTTTAAGATCATCCAACTCATTGGTATTGATGCCACCACGCTGGCTGGAGCGCCGGTAAAACTCCTGGAAGGAAAACTGGAAGACCTACGCCTACCTCATGCTGTGATCATTGACGATCTAGGCGTCCAACGGCTTTCTAAAGAGAAGGGCGGTAAGGTGAAGATAGGAGATACCTTCGAAATCAATGATCAAGAGGCCCGTGTGGTGGGTATCGCGGATACGATGCAGAGCTTCACAGGGGGGCCTTACGTTTGGACAACTTACGAACGTGCGCTGCAATACACACCACCACAGCGCAAGATGCTCTCTGCTGTGATTGCTGCCCCGCGTGAGGGCATCAGCGAAGCTAAGTGCGTGGCTGACATTGAGCGTGAAACAGGGCTGAAGGGGTACCTGAACAAAGGTTTTAACTGGAACGATTTCACCGCTGAAAAGCCGCCTGCCATTCAGGATTTCAATACGACGACTGTGGCCTGGTACATCCGTAATACGGGCATCCCATTCAGTTTTGGTATCACGGTCATGATTGGGTTCATTGTGGGAACGGCCATCAGCAGCCAGACATTCTATACTTTCGTTTTGGAGAATATGAAGCATCTAGGGGCACTGAAGGCCATGGGGGCTTCTACGGCTACATTGTGTCTGATGCTATTGACGCAGGCGATCACGGTAGGGCTTATCGGGTACGGTATCGGATTGGCGTTCACTTCTGTGATGGGGCACTTTGCACTTAAAAATGATCAGCCTCCCTTTTACA